In Lampris incognitus isolate fLamInc1 chromosome 20, fLamInc1.hap2, whole genome shotgun sequence, one genomic interval encodes:
- the LOC130130961 gene encoding gastrula zinc finger protein XlCGF57.1-like, translated as MQAHMRTHTGEKPFSCSACGKSFYQRRDMQRHMRTHTGNKPFPCSFCGKTFSQRGEMQKHTIRHTGEKPFSCSVCCKKFYQRRDMQRHMRTHTGEKPFTCSVCGKGFSQSGNMQAHLRTHTGEKPFRCTICGNGFSRSENLKKHMRIHTGEKPFTCSVCGKGFSQNENMQAHMRTHTGEKPFSCSVCGSAFYRRGEMNRHIKTHTGEKPFSCSVCGKTFYQSRDMQRHMRTHTGEKS; from the coding sequence ATGCAGGCACatatgagaacacatacaggagagaagccatttagTTGCTCAGCCTGTGGCAAAAGCTTTTATCAAAGAAGAGATATGCAgagacacatgagaacacatacaggaaaCAAGCCATTCCCTTGCTCATTCTGTGGCAAAACGTTTTCtcaaagaggagaaatgcagaaacacacaataagacatacaggagagaaaccgtttagttgctcagtctgttgCAAAAAGTTTTATCAAAGAAGAGATATGCAgagacacatgagaacacatacaggagagaagccattcacttgctcagtttgtggtaaagggttttctcaaagtgGAAATATGCAGGCACACttgagaacacatacaggagagaagccatttcGTTGCACCATCTGTGGTAATGGGTTTAGTAGAAGCGAAAATTTGAAAAAACACATGAGAATACacacaggagagaagccattcacttgctcagtttgtggtaaagggttttcccAAAATGAAAATATGCAggcacacatgagaacacatacaggagagaaacccttcagttgctcagtctgtggtagtgcGTTTTATCGAAGAGGAGAAATGAATAGacacataaaaacacatacaggagaaaaaccCTTTAGTTGCTCAGTTTGTGGCAAAACGTTTTATCAAAGTAGAGATATGCAgagacacatgagaacacatacaggagagaaatcGTAA